The proteins below are encoded in one region of Pseudomonas helmanticensis:
- the xopAW gene encoding EF-hand domain-containing protein produces the protein MIGSVSNYTSYTSTSSNATQNSRSQQLQKELFAKLDSNGDGAVDQDELKSALSQKSDDGLLVNLSKQFGDLDSDDSGSLSAEEMTAMAPPPPPQDQAPNTDLADALISALDTDGDGAISSDELSSGLTSAGSTADSNEIFSALDKNKDGTVSQDELTASLTPPPPPPPQINSDELFSQLDADGDGNVTATELNSALQASDSSTATSSTDTSAALLKVLDSDSSGGVSSDELKAALHAGRERPDEEQTASTQSTTEALNRMIANLSKQYSLDNTASVGKYLNVAT, from the coding sequence ATGATCGGTAGCGTCAGCAACTACACGAGCTATACCAGCACCAGCAGCAACGCCACGCAAAACTCGCGCAGCCAGCAACTGCAAAAAGAACTGTTCGCCAAGCTCGACAGTAACGGCGATGGCGCAGTGGATCAGGACGAACTGAAAAGCGCCCTGTCGCAGAAGTCCGACGACGGCCTGCTGGTCAATCTGAGCAAACAGTTTGGCGATCTCGACAGCGACGACAGCGGCAGCCTCAGCGCCGAAGAAATGACCGCCATGGCGCCGCCACCGCCGCCACAAGATCAAGCACCGAACACCGACCTCGCTGACGCCCTGATCAGCGCCCTCGACACTGACGGCGACGGCGCCATCAGCAGCGACGAACTGAGCAGCGGCCTGACCAGCGCCGGCAGCACCGCCGACAGCAACGAAATCTTTTCCGCCCTCGACAAGAACAAGGACGGCACCGTCAGCCAGGACGAACTCACCGCCAGCCTGACCCCGCCACCACCGCCACCGCCTCAAATCAACAGCGACGAACTGTTCAGCCAACTCGACGCCGACGGTGATGGCAACGTAACCGCCACCGAACTGAACAGCGCGCTGCAGGCCAGCGATAGCAGCACTGCAACGAGCAGCACCGATACCAGCGCAGCATTGCTCAAGGTTCTGGATAGCGACAGCAGCGGCGGCGTCAGCAGCGACGAATTGAAAGCCGCTTTGCACGCCGGCCGCGAACGCCCGGATGAAGAACAGACCGCCTCGACTCAAAGCACCACCGAAGCGCTGAATCGCATGATCGCCAACCTGAGCAAACAGTACTCACTCGACAACACTGCCTCGGTCGGCAAATACCTCAACGTCGCCACGTAA
- a CDS encoding AI-2E family transporter — MLNNDRLLVQILLLVLFGASLWVMAPFWSALFWGAVLAFASWPLMRLLTRWLNGRESLAAAILTLGWMLLVAAPLVWLGFNLADHVRDATAFIKDVQVDGLPEAPVWLGTVPFVGKRLVGLWNSIDQQGAALMVSVKPYLGQVGNWLLARSAQIGGGILELTLSIVFVFFFYRDGPRLAAFVHSLLERLIGERAGYYIELVAGTVQRVVNGVIGTAAAQAILALIGFLIAGVPGALVLGIVTFLLSLIPMGPPLVWVPATAWLAWKGEYGMAVFLGIWGTFVISGVDNVLKPYLISRGGNLPLVIVLLGVFGGLIAFGFIGLFIGPTLLAVAYSLLTDWSKSQGRVEERR; from the coding sequence ATGCTCAATAACGATCGCCTGCTGGTGCAGATCCTGCTTCTGGTGTTGTTCGGCGCCAGCCTGTGGGTGATGGCGCCGTTCTGGTCGGCGCTGTTCTGGGGCGCGGTGCTGGCGTTCGCCAGTTGGCCACTGATGCGCCTGTTGACCCGCTGGCTGAATGGCCGCGAATCGTTGGCGGCGGCGATTTTGACCTTGGGCTGGATGTTGCTGGTGGCGGCACCCTTGGTCTGGCTGGGTTTCAACCTGGCCGACCATGTGCGCGATGCCACGGCGTTCATCAAGGATGTGCAGGTCGATGGCTTGCCGGAAGCGCCGGTATGGCTGGGGACTGTGCCGTTTGTCGGCAAGCGGCTGGTCGGCCTCTGGAACAGCATCGATCAGCAGGGCGCGGCACTGATGGTCTCGGTAAAACCGTATCTGGGGCAGGTCGGCAACTGGCTGCTGGCGCGCAGTGCGCAGATCGGCGGCGGGATTCTCGAGCTGACGCTGAGCATTGTCTTCGTGTTCTTTTTCTACCGTGACGGTCCGCGCCTGGCCGCTTTCGTGCACAGCCTGCTGGAACGTCTGATCGGTGAGCGTGCCGGCTATTACATCGAACTGGTGGCCGGGACGGTGCAGCGGGTGGTCAACGGGGTCATCGGCACGGCGGCGGCGCAGGCGATTCTGGCGTTGATCGGGTTTTTGATTGCCGGGGTGCCAGGTGCCCTGGTGTTGGGGATCGTGACGTTTCTGCTGAGCCTGATTCCGATGGGCCCGCCATTGGTGTGGGTGCCCGCTACGGCCTGGCTGGCGTGGAAAGGTGAATATGGAATGGCGGTGTTTCTCGGAATCTGGGGGACGTTTGTCATCAGTGGCGTGGATAACGTACTCAAGCCGTATCTGATCAGCCGCGGGGGCAATTTGCCGTTGGTGATTGTGTTGCTTGGGGTGTTCGGCGGGTTGATTGCGTTTGGCTTTATCGGGTTGTTTATCGGGCCTACGTTGTTGGCGGTGGCTTATAGCTTGTTGACGGACTGGAGCAAGAGTCAGGGGCGGGTCGAGGAACGGCGGTAA
- a CDS encoding DUF4892 domain-containing protein: MRSLSLLALCCFSSLSFAADVPGSQDLQIVPRLADAQIVDYRPPAELERIYPLGAIRKISGQLRFDGQVTARGQTTSVTYELPPEHSATEAFTAAREALQKQDAELLFWCQARDCGESSLWANEVFGNSKLYGADEQQAYLLLRLAAPKDNTLVALYSITRGNRKAYLHVEQFEAVAPLGELLPTSATLLRQLKSTGELDLPKLVNDPDDTWLRLISRGLNLDTTLRVTVSGPKAEAWRQALINQGVRAARMETASVDGAGLRIDLLR, from the coding sequence ATGCGGTCACTCAGTCTGCTGGCGCTGTGCTGTTTCAGTTCCCTTTCGTTCGCTGCCGATGTGCCGGGCAGCCAGGATTTGCAGATCGTGCCACGTCTGGCCGATGCGCAAATCGTCGACTATCGCCCTCCGGCCGAGCTGGAGCGCATCTATCCGTTGGGCGCGATCCGCAAGATCAGCGGCCAGTTACGCTTCGACGGCCAAGTCACTGCGCGTGGCCAGACCACCTCGGTGACCTACGAGTTGCCACCCGAACATTCCGCCACCGAGGCCTTTACCGCTGCCCGCGAAGCCTTGCAAAAGCAGGACGCCGAGTTGCTGTTCTGGTGTCAGGCCCGCGATTGTGGCGAAAGCAGCCTGTGGGCCAACGAAGTGTTCGGTAATTCCAAGCTGTACGGCGCCGACGAGCAGCAGGCGTATCTGTTGCTGAGGCTGGCGGCGCCGAAAGACAACACGCTGGTGGCGCTCTACAGCATCACTCGCGGCAATCGCAAAGCCTATCTGCATGTCGAGCAGTTCGAAGCGGTGGCACCGCTGGGCGAGTTGCTGCCGACCTCGGCGACCCTGTTGCGCCAACTCAAAAGTACCGGCGAACTGGATTTACCGAAATTGGTGAATGATCCCGACGACACCTGGTTGCGCCTGATTTCCCGTGGCCTGAACCTCGACACGACATTGCGCGTGACGGTTTCCGGGCCCAAGGCCGAAGCCTGGCGCCAGGCCCTGATCAATCAGGGCGTGCGTGCTGCGCGGATGGAAACCGCCAGTGTCGACGGTGCCGGTCTGCGCATCGACCTGTTGCGATAA
- a CDS encoding alpha/beta hydrolase: protein MSPTFEEVRLSLPHIELAAHLFGPEDGLPVIALHGWLDNANSFARLAPKLKGLRIIALDMAGHGHSAHRPKGAGYALWDYAHDVLQVAEQLGWKRFGLLGHSMGAIVSMVLAGSMPERISHLALIDGVIPPTDKGENAAERMGMALQAQLDLREKRKPVYSTLDRAIEARMKGLVAVSREAAELLAQRGLMPVPGGYTWRSDNRLTLASPLRLTEEQAMAFVARIGCPAQLVVAADGMLAKHPQLLERLPFSREQLPGGHHLHLNDEAGASLVADCFNRFFAIP from the coding sequence ATGAGCCCGACCTTCGAAGAAGTGCGCCTGAGCCTGCCGCATATCGAGCTGGCGGCGCATTTGTTCGGCCCCGAGGACGGTTTGCCGGTCATTGCCCTGCATGGCTGGCTCGACAACGCCAACAGCTTCGCGCGGCTGGCGCCAAAGCTCAAAGGCTTGCGCATCATCGCCCTGGACATGGCCGGGCACGGGCATTCCGCGCATCGGCCAAAGGGCGCCGGTTATGCGTTGTGGGATTACGCCCATGACGTCTTGCAAGTCGCCGAGCAACTCGGCTGGAAGCGTTTCGGCCTGCTTGGGCATTCAATGGGCGCGATCGTGTCCATGGTGTTGGCGGGATCGATGCCGGAGCGCATCAGCCATCTGGCGTTGATCGACGGCGTGATTCCTCCTACAGACAAAGGCGAAAACGCTGCCGAGCGCATGGGCATGGCCTTACAGGCGCAGCTGGATCTGCGTGAGAAACGCAAACCGGTCTACAGCACCCTCGACCGCGCCATCGAAGCGCGGATGAAAGGGCTGGTCGCGGTCAGTCGTGAGGCGGCTGAACTGTTGGCGCAGCGCGGATTGATGCCGGTACCTGGCGGCTACACCTGGCGCAGCGACAATCGTCTGACCCTGGCATCCCCGTTGCGGCTGACCGAGGAACAGGCGATGGCGTTCGTGGCGCGCATCGGTTGTCCGGCGCAATTGGTGGTCGCGGCCGACGGCATGCTGGCCAAACATCCCCAACTGCTGGAACGTCTACCCTTTAGCAGGGAACAGCTGCCGGGCGGGCACCATTTGCACCTGAACGATGAGGCCGGTGCGAGTCTTGTCGCAGACTGTTTCAATCGCTTCTTCGCCATTCCTTGA
- a CDS encoding alpha/beta fold hydrolase codes for MSQPIFFAHANGFPSGTYGKLFAALAPEYRVAHLEQHAHDPRFPADDNWYNLVDELIHHLQQQDQPVWGVGHSFGGVLHLHAALRCPELYRGVVMLDSPVLTRTDQWVIRAAKRFGFIDKLTPAGRTLGRREEFADLDSARSYFAGKTLFRGFDPECFDAYLQHGLQQVGDKLRLRFDPATEISIYRGVPHTSPGRTRQLQVPLAVVRGHKSRVVMRHHTRFVSRLAQGEALSMPGGHMFPLERPQDTARLLKNLFTRWENRLDKDCA; via the coding sequence ATGTCGCAACCGATCTTTTTCGCCCACGCCAACGGGTTTCCTTCGGGAACCTATGGCAAGTTGTTCGCGGCGCTGGCGCCCGAGTACCGGGTCGCGCATCTGGAACAACACGCCCATGATCCGCGTTTTCCGGCGGACGACAACTGGTACAACCTGGTGGATGAGTTGATCCATCATCTGCAACAGCAGGATCAACCGGTGTGGGGTGTCGGCCATTCCTTCGGCGGTGTGCTGCATCTGCACGCGGCGCTGCGTTGCCCTGAGCTGTATCGCGGCGTGGTGATGCTCGATTCGCCAGTGCTGACCCGCACCGACCAGTGGGTGATCCGTGCCGCCAAGCGCTTTGGTTTCATCGACAAACTGACGCCGGCCGGGCGCACATTGGGCCGGCGTGAAGAGTTCGCCGATCTCGACAGTGCGCGCAGCTACTTTGCCGGTAAAACGCTGTTCCGGGGATTCGATCCGGAATGCTTCGATGCCTACCTGCAACACGGCTTGCAGCAGGTCGGCGACAAGCTGCGCCTGCGTTTCGACCCGGCCACTGAAATCAGCATCTATCGTGGCGTGCCGCACACCAGCCCAGGTCGCACCCGACAACTGCAGGTGCCACTGGCGGTGGTGCGCGGGCACAAGAGCCGTGTGGTCATGCGTCATCACACCCGCTTCGTTTCGCGTCTGGCACAAGGCGAGGCGTTGAGCATGCCCGGCGGGCACATGTTCCCGCTGGAGCGTCCGCAGGACACCGCGCGGCTATTGAAGAACCTGTTTACCCGTTGGGAAAACCGTCTGGACAAGGATTGCGCATGA
- a CDS encoding hotdog fold thioesterase produces MSLWRTTPNIEQLNAIQKNTIGEVLDIRFEAFDEESLTASMVIDHRTHQPYGLLHGGASVVLAETVGSMASYLCIDASKFYCVGLEINANHLRGLRSGRVTAVAKPIHIGRTTHVWDIRLTSDEGKASCVSRLTMAVVPLGEQPPSP; encoded by the coding sequence ATGAGCTTGTGGCGTACCACTCCCAACATCGAGCAGTTGAACGCGATCCAGAAGAACACCATCGGTGAAGTGCTGGACATCCGCTTCGAAGCGTTCGACGAAGAATCGCTGACCGCGAGCATGGTCATCGACCATCGCACACACCAGCCTTACGGCTTGCTGCACGGCGGCGCATCGGTGGTGCTGGCGGAAACCGTCGGCTCCATGGCCAGTTACCTGTGCATCGATGCCAGCAAGTTTTATTGCGTGGGGCTTGAGATCAATGCCAACCATTTGCGCGGCTTGCGCAGTGGGCGGGTGACGGCGGTGGCCAAGCCGATTCATATCGGGCGGACCACGCACGTGTGGGATATCCGCTTGACCAGCGATGAGGGCAAGGCCAGTTGTGTGTCGCGGTTGACCATGGCTGTGGTGCCGCTGGGTGAGCAGCCGCCCTCACCCTAA
- a CDS encoding AMP-binding protein yields MSAAFRLPLDVFYEREARHPRQRFLVQPIGGGQVETLTWADVGHQARCAAHWLRARELPQGSHIALISKNCAHWIIADLAIWMAGHVSVPLYPNLTAESVAQVLTHSESVLAFIGKLDDWSNMSKGVPADLPTISLPLHPPGDFDFNWADLQRSSPIQDDPRPAAEQLATIIYTSGTTGLPKGVMHSFANLGFATTRGTQLFGLNENDRLLSYLPLCHVAERMFVELASIYTGQTVFFAESLDTFITDLQRARPTAMFGVPRIWTKFQMGVYSKIPAKRLDFLLGLPFIGKRVGHKVLAGLGLDALRVALSGAAPVPQTLLGWYQKLGLDVLEVYGMTESCGYSHICLPGQYKQGWIGKPCPDVEVRIDESGEVQVRSQANMLGYFKEPQKTAETLTGDGFLRTGDKGEQDAEGRLRLTGRLKEIFKTSKGKYVAPAPIENRLAVHSRIEQVCVVGDGLSAPLGLCVLSTVSQEEGRASLHSSLEKLLEEVNAALDKHERLRRLVVVKDSWAVENGFLTPTLKIKRNVIEDTYGARFEEWSERSEAVLWQD; encoded by the coding sequence ATGTCTGCCGCATTCCGTTTGCCGCTGGACGTGTTCTACGAACGTGAAGCGCGGCACCCGCGTCAGCGCTTTCTCGTGCAACCGATCGGCGGCGGGCAGGTCGAGACGTTGACCTGGGCCGATGTTGGCCACCAGGCCCGTTGCGCCGCACACTGGTTGCGCGCGCGGGAGTTGCCGCAAGGCAGCCATATCGCCCTGATCTCGAAAAACTGCGCACACTGGATCATCGCCGACCTCGCGATCTGGATGGCCGGGCATGTTTCGGTGCCGCTGTATCCCAACCTCACCGCCGAGTCCGTGGCGCAAGTGCTCACGCACTCGGAAAGCGTGCTGGCGTTTATTGGCAAGCTTGATGATTGGTCGAACATGTCCAAAGGCGTGCCGGCCGATCTGCCAACCATCAGCCTGCCGCTGCACCCACCGGGCGATTTCGATTTCAACTGGGCGGACTTGCAACGCAGCTCGCCGATTCAGGACGATCCGCGTCCTGCCGCCGAGCAACTGGCAACCATCATCTATACCTCCGGCACCACAGGATTGCCGAAAGGCGTGATGCACAGCTTCGCCAATCTCGGTTTTGCCACCACGCGCGGTACGCAATTGTTCGGGCTCAACGAGAATGACCGGCTGCTGTCATACCTGCCGCTGTGCCACGTTGCCGAACGCATGTTTGTCGAATTGGCGTCGATCTACACCGGGCAGACCGTATTCTTTGCCGAGAGCCTCGACACCTTCATCACTGATCTGCAGCGTGCACGGCCGACGGCGATGTTTGGCGTGCCACGGATCTGGACCAAATTCCAGATGGGCGTGTACAGCAAGATCCCGGCAAAGCGCCTGGATTTTCTGCTTGGCTTGCCTTTCATCGGCAAACGGGTAGGGCACAAAGTACTCGCCGGTCTGGGGCTGGACGCTTTGCGCGTGGCGTTGTCCGGCGCGGCGCCAGTGCCGCAGACCTTGCTCGGTTGGTATCAGAAACTCGGGCTCGACGTGCTAGAGGTCTACGGCATGACCGAGAGCTGCGGTTACTCGCACATCTGCCTGCCGGGGCAATACAAACAAGGCTGGATCGGTAAACCGTGCCCGGATGTCGAGGTACGCATCGATGAGTCCGGAGAGGTGCAGGTGCGCAGTCAGGCGAACATGCTCGGCTACTTCAAGGAGCCGCAGAAAACCGCTGAGACCCTGACCGGCGACGGCTTTCTGCGCACCGGCGACAAGGGCGAGCAGGATGCCGAAGGGCGTCTGCGCCTGACCGGACGGCTCAAGGAAATCTTCAAGACCAGCAAAGGCAAATACGTCGCCCCGGCACCGATCGAGAATCGGCTGGCGGTGCATTCGCGGATCGAACAAGTGTGCGTGGTCGGCGATGGCCTGAGCGCGCCGCTGGGGCTGTGCGTGCTGTCGACGGTCAGTCAGGAGGAGGGCCGGGCGAGCCTGCATTCGAGCCTGGAAAAACTCCTGGAAGAGGTCAATGCCGCGCTCGACAAGCACGAACGCCTGCGCCGGCTGGTGGTGGTCAAGGACAGCTGGGCAGTGGAGAACGGCTTTCTCACGCCGACCCTGAAAATCAAGCGCAACGTCATCGAAGACACTTACGGCGCCCGCTTCGAGGAATGGAGCGAGCGCAGTGAGGCGGTGCTGTGGCAGGATTGA
- the sixA gene encoding phosphohistidine phosphatase SixA, whose protein sequence is MKLWVLRHGEAVPYGSCPDSERELTDHGRKEALSSAARLIGQPLTAIYASPYLRAQQTAQIVREALGFEPQIRTVEWLTPEVDPDKVTDQLMSVSNVLLVSHNPLVGNLLSYLQHGAGYPPEKVSTAGLAELESPELLIGSMTLNSLKHP, encoded by the coding sequence ATGAAACTCTGGGTATTGCGTCACGGTGAGGCCGTGCCTTACGGCTCGTGCCCCGACTCCGAACGGGAGCTGACCGATCACGGTCGCAAGGAAGCCTTGAGCAGCGCGGCGCGCTTGATCGGCCAGCCGCTCACGGCGATTTACGCCAGCCCTTATCTGCGCGCGCAACAGACCGCGCAGATTGTTCGCGAGGCGCTGGGGTTCGAGCCGCAGATTCGTACGGTCGAGTGGCTGACGCCGGAGGTTGATCCGGACAAGGTCACCGATCAACTGATGTCGGTGAGCAATGTGCTGCTGGTCAGCCATAACCCGCTGGTGGGCAATCTGCTGAGCTATCTGCAACATGGCGCCGGGTATCCGCCGGAGAAGGTCAGTACTGCGGGGTTGGCGGAGCTGGAAAGTCCTGAATTGCTGATTGGCTCGATGACCCTTAACAGCCTCAAACATCCTTAA
- a CDS encoding DUF4389 domain-containing protein, with protein MHDPKTEAKYESILLRVLWMIVYVLVWQVAQFILGAVVLVQLIYRLIYGAPSASLMNFGDSLSQFLAQIGRFGSFHSDQKPWPFADWPAPRTPEGEAPHAVPPAPHPVRDEEPKL; from the coding sequence ATGCACGATCCGAAAACCGAAGCCAAGTACGAATCCATCCTCCTGCGTGTGCTGTGGATGATCGTCTACGTGCTGGTCTGGCAAGTGGCGCAGTTCATCCTCGGCGCGGTGGTGCTGGTACAACTGATCTATCGTTTGATCTATGGCGCGCCGAGCGCCAGCCTGATGAATTTCGGCGACAGCCTGAGTCAGTTCCTGGCCCAGATCGGCCGTTTCGGCAGCTTTCACAGCGACCAGAAACCCTGGCCGTTCGCCGACTGGCCAGCGCCGCGTACCCCGGAAGGTGAAGCGCCGCACGCCGTGCCGCCAGCACCGCATCCGGTTCGAGATGAGGAACCCAAGCTATGA